The Pseudomonas sp. TH06 genome has a window encoding:
- a CDS encoding Lrp/AsnC family transcriptional regulator: MPDTRPPALDEIDRQLIAALQINARESVAMLARQLGIARTTVTSRLARLEKAKVITGYGVRLGQRVVDGGLQAYVGIKVQPRSGKEVLRRLSAMAQVQQLCAVSGEFDYVAWLRTDSPEQLDQLLDQIGSVDGVEKTTTSIILSSKIDRGQPV; the protein is encoded by the coding sequence TTGCCAGACACCCGCCCCCCCGCACTCGATGAAATCGACCGCCAGTTGATCGCGGCCCTGCAGATCAACGCCCGCGAGAGCGTGGCCATGCTCGCCCGGCAATTGGGCATTGCGCGCACCACGGTGACTTCGCGGTTGGCCCGGCTGGAAAAGGCCAAAGTCATCACCGGTTATGGCGTGCGTCTGGGTCAGCGTGTGGTCGATGGCGGGCTGCAGGCGTATGTCGGAATCAAAGTTCAGCCGCGCTCCGGCAAAGAGGTGTTGCGCCGTTTGAGTGCGATGGCGCAAGTGCAGCAACTGTGTGCGGTGAGTGGCGAATTTGATTATGTGGCGTGGTTGCGCACGGACTCGCCGGAACAGCTGGATCAGTTGCTGGATCAGATTGGCAGCGTGGATGGGGTGGAGAAGACCACTACGTCGATCATTTTGAGTAGCAAGATTGATCGGGGGCAGCCGGTTTGA